The Acidobacteriota bacterium nucleotide sequence ATGCGAGGACTGAAGCCCAACACGTAATAGGCACGGGTATCCTCCTGCACCCACTCCACTGGCAGGGTCGGCTTGGCGACGGCGTAGGTCATCATCGCTCCTCCGGTCTCCTCCGCCAGCAGGCTCAGCGAATCCCGCTTCGCCCGAGTCCCGAAATCGAGGGAAGAGCCGCCACTGGGACCCGAGCTGGCAGCATTCACAGGGCTCGGTGCGAGCCCCAGATGCAAGGGGTAGATGGTGTAGCCCACCAAGTTGGCGACATCCGACACACTGCGGATTCGAGCCAGATTGCCAGCGCGCAGCTGTTCGAGAAACGAGCGGTCGATAGGCTCACTGACCGCGATGGGGCCAGGGTCATAGGGCCAGCCGCTGGTCATCAGAACGAAGAGCTTGCGGCCTTCCGCCTGAGCAAAGCTGCGCAGCGTGACGCTGGCGGCGTTGACCACCTTGGCCAAGTCTCGGGACTCGAGCTCCGCTCTCTCGGCACCTTCGTCATTGATGCTCGTCCAGGCGTCCAGCTGAGCGCGGCGCCTCTGCTCCCCAGGTTCCAGAGCCTGAACGTCCTCGATCGCCCGACGCAGCTGCGCCTTCGAGCTGGTCCAAGGAGTCAGCACCTCGAGCTTCCAACCCGCGTAGCGAACCACCGCCATACGGTCTCCAGGGTTCAGGCTTTCCACATCCCTCAACAGCCGTTCCAGCAGCAGACCACGATACGCCCGGTGGGTGAAGTAGTCGTCGATGAACACCAGCCAGCTATGCACCGGCTCCTGGACGGCATCCCCGGTCGCCGGCTCACCCGGCGCCGCGGCCCCGTCTTCTGATTCTTCGACTGGCTCTTCCGTTCTTTGCCCCTGCCGGTTGTCTCGGACCTCGCTGAAGTAGTCCACCGACTGCGGCTCCCCGTCCACCAGGAGCTCGAAATCCTCCGCCCGCAGGCCCGGCACTCGCCGGCCTCGAGCGCCGGTAACCACCACCTCGACTTCCACCAGGCGCACCTCGATGACCTCGCCAAAGGCCTCCAGCGGCTCGTCCGCCGGGATCTGCTCCGGCCCCTCTGCCTGAACAATCCCGGCCGAGGCTCCAGCGAAGACCAGCCAGGCGATCAGGAGTAGAGAATTCAGCGACCAGCGTCGCCTCCGGCAGCGAGTCAGTTTCCAGGTTGCATCGAAGTGATCAGGCTGAAACATCGTGGGCTCCTTTCCGCCGTGACTTGTAAAGAGCAGAAAGTGCAAAAGCCACGCCAAAGAAAGAATCAACGAAATTTCTTAACAGGCCACGAGGCCCAGAGAGCCTGGAACGGCCGGCCGCATCGGCGATGGAGCAGGCCACCATCGACACCCTGCCGCAGTAGGAGCCACAACGAAGTTGTCAGAAGCGTCCACTCTTGCGGACACAGCCGCCGCTCTCGAAGGTCCCGGCGAGCTCTTCGGCCTTCGACTCACCGCGCTGGTCAAAGATCAGACCAAAGGCTCGGCGGGCGCCGCCG carries:
- a CDS encoding VWA domain-containing protein — encoded protein: MFQPDHFDATWKLTRCRRRRWSLNSLLLIAWLVFAGASAGIVQAEGPEQIPADEPLEAFGEVIEVRLVEVEVVVTGARGRRVPGLRAEDFELLVDGEPQSVDYFSEVRDNRQGQRTEEPVEESEDGAAAPGEPATGDAVQEPVHSWLVFIDDYFTHRAYRGLLLERLLRDVESLNPGDRMAVVRYAGWKLEVLTPWTSSKAQLRRAIEDVQALEPGEQRRRAQLDAWTSINDEGAERAELESRDLAKVVNAASVTLRSFAQAEGRKLFVLMTSGWPYDPGPIAVSEPIDRSFLEQLRAGNLARIRSVSDVANLVGYTIYPLHLGLAPSPVNAASSGPSGGSSLDFGTRAKRDSLSLLAEETGGAMMTYAVAKPTLPVEWVQEDTRAYYVLGFSPRIVRDGGRHEVEVRVRGRGLKTRHRSGYRDLTRQEQASLATEAVLLQEGSVENTLEVSFGEARKIRLGSARVPMTVRIPMDWVTMLPVSGAPANGVHHASLRLRVAVVDDRGNQSELAVVPVRFQGEKPEPGEVAVYETEVKLRREKHTLAVSLEDTLSNEMLTSRVELDL